From a region of the Methanobrevibacter sp. TMH8 genome:
- a CDS encoding DUF5750 family protein, protein MKVKVKDYGSAEKLDSEDKEMSFVTYEVSGLDSDSLEFLKENLEGKIDISDDLLYITIFYDEEMSPFHTDEAKAKIDDFIAREEIEMTVFLSSFLEDKNE, encoded by the coding sequence ATGAAAGTAAAGGTAAAAGATTATGGGTCTGCTGAAAAGTTAGACTCTGAAGATAAAGAAATGAGTTTTGTGACTTATGAGGTATCTGGATTAGATTCAGATTCATTAGAATTTTTAAAAGAAAATTTAGAAGGAAAAATAGATATTAGTGATGATTTATTATATATCACAATATTCTATGATGAAGAAATGTCTCCATTTCATACTGATGAAGCCAAAGCTAAAATTGATGATTTTATAGCTAGAGAAGAAATAGAAATGACAGTATTTTTATCTAGTTTTTTAGAAGATAAAAATGAATGA
- a CDS encoding cell division protein SepF produces MSFVDTLKRSLGFDEETREPVTGDYAEDLLENDFYIAPEQPFYEIILIRPRTVDDMDYVFDQIVEENNPVIVDLGFLENEGPDAFQMAGEKIKILRNKHKTEAISLCKGPDKNMIILTPSRINLIKKG; encoded by the coding sequence ATGAGTTTTGTTGATACTTTAAAAAGAAGTCTTGGGTTTGATGAAGAAACAAGAGAACCTGTAACAGGAGACTATGCTGAAGATCTATTAGAAAATGATTTTTACATAGCACCTGAGCAACCGTTTTATGAAATTATTTTAATCAGACCTAGAACTGTTGATGATATGGATTATGTATTTGATCAAATTGTTGAAGAAAATAATCCTGTTATTGTCGATTTAGGATTTCTTGAAAATGAAGGTCCCGATGCATTCCAAATGGCTGGAGAAAAGATTAAAATTCTTAGAAATAAACATAAAACAGAGGCAATTTCTCTTTGTAAAGGCCCTGATAAAAATATGATTATTTTAACCCCTTCAAGAATTAATTTAATCAAAAAAGGATAA
- the nadA gene encoding quinolinate synthase NadA — protein sequence MLTDLQKEIIDLKNEKNAIILAHNYQPGGIQEIADFIGDSLELCIKASEIEDKDLVVFCGVDFMAETAYILNPDKKIVIPDTEAECPMAHMLSSKQLEEAKQKHPDAAVVLYVNSLADAKAKADILCTSANALKVVESLDQDKILFGPDNNLANFVANQTDKEIIPVPEGGHCYVHKMFHKGDIAFVKENYPNAEIIVHPECNMEVQSLADYVLSTGGMISRVKESDNNEFIIGTEIDLITRLSREFPNKKFYPLLDEAICKTMKLHSLEKVKNSLINEEFEVSVPEDIAKKSLKAVQKMINVSK from the coding sequence ATGTTAACAGATTTACAAAAAGAAATAATTGACTTGAAGAATGAAAAAAATGCAATTATTCTTGCACACAATTATCAACCTGGTGGAATTCAAGAAATTGCTGATTTTATTGGAGATTCACTAGAACTCTGTATTAAAGCTTCTGAAATTGAAGATAAGGATTTAGTTGTTTTTTGTGGTGTAGACTTCATGGCTGAAACAGCTTATATACTGAATCCTGATAAAAAAATTGTTATACCTGATACAGAAGCTGAATGTCCAATGGCTCATATGTTAAGTTCCAAGCAGTTAGAGGAAGCTAAGCAGAAACATCCTGATGCAGCTGTTGTTCTTTATGTAAATTCTTTAGCTGATGCAAAAGCTAAAGCAGATATTCTTTGCACATCTGCAAATGCTTTAAAGGTTGTAGAAAGCTTGGATCAGGATAAAATCCTTTTTGGTCCAGATAACAATTTAGCTAATTTTGTTGCAAATCAAACAGATAAGGAAATTATTCCTGTTCCTGAAGGTGGACATTGTTATGTTCATAAAATGTTCCATAAAGGAGATATAGCTTTTGTTAAAGAAAATTATCCTAATGCTGAGATTATTGTTCATCCAGAATGTAATATGGAGGTTCAGTCTCTTGCTGACTATGTTTTAAGTACTGGTGGAATGATTTCTCGAGTTAAAGAGTCTGATAATAATGAATTTATAATTGGGACTGAAATAGATTTAATAACAAGGTTAAGTAGAGAATTTCCTAATAAAAAATTTTATCCTTTATTAGATGAAGCTATTTGTAAGACAATGAAGTTACATTCTCTTGAAAAAGTTAAAAATTCTTTGATAAATGAAGAATTTGAAGTATCAGTTCCTGAAGATATAGCTAAAAAATCTTTAAAAGCTGTTCAAAAAATGATTAATGTTTCTAAATAA
- a CDS encoding ZPR1 zinc finger domain-containing protein, protein MVIDCPVCHGEQTAQSTTKTSNIPHFGEILETSIICTACGYKHNDVICLEQKEPKKHTIHINNDTLKSRVIKSQSATVSIPELGLKVEPGPKSLGYVSNVEGIIVRFEEGVKQALIVFDDEESQKNGLDILEKLSLLTNGEIEATLIIEDPFGQSNIMNINVKEKLLTEEELKHLKTGFTIIEDNSEE, encoded by the coding sequence ATGGTAATAGATTGCCCTGTTTGTCATGGTGAACAAACAGCCCAATCTACAACAAAAACCTCTAACATACCTCATTTTGGAGAGATTCTTGAAACTTCAATTATATGCACTGCATGTGGATATAAACATAATGATGTTATTTGTTTAGAACAAAAAGAACCTAAAAAACATACCATTCATATAAATAATGATACTCTAAAATCTAGAGTTATTAAATCCCAATCAGCTACCGTATCGATCCCAGAGCTAGGATTAAAGGTAGAACCTGGTCCAAAATCCCTTGGATATGTATCAAATGTAGAAGGAATAATTGTACGTTTTGAAGAAGGAGTGAAACAAGCTTTAATAGTTTTTGATGATGAAGAATCTCAAAAAAATGGCCTAGATATTCTTGAAAAATTATCTTTATTGACTAATGGAGAAATTGAAGCAACTTTGATAATAGAAGATCCATTTGGTCAGAGTAATATCATGAATATTAATGTAAAAGAAAAATTATTAACAGAAGAAGAATTAAAACATTTAAAAACAGGTTTTACAATAATAGAAGATAATTCTGAAGAATAA
- a CDS encoding 3H domain-containing protein, producing MRKPYVILVGSASGIGKSTISAELAKKLEIKHLLETDFIREIVRGIIGEEYAPALHKSSFDAFTVLRNKQNFDTNDELINAGFVEHASFVIPAIEKVISRAISDYDDVVIEGVHLVPGLIDIDKFKNDASIHFFVLESSEENHKDRFVKRAMQIHRGGKQLEYFSENRVIHDFLVKKANENNVKVVNTQTVDGTVQNMLTSITETCKTVMLKNTVDELADVVDIIINKHGGVIEDVTYLVPGFREPLTRKVDASDPDKTKKFIESLRNKPEIKEDFEYLYNLSNNIRGNKICASDKKTLENIIKDLDSKGYLYAEEEIKEK from the coding sequence TTGAGAAAACCATATGTTATATTAGTCGGAAGTGCATCAGGAATTGGTAAGTCTACAATATCTGCAGAATTAGCTAAAAAGTTAGAAATAAAACATTTATTAGAAACTGACTTTATTAGAGAAATTGTTAGAGGAATCATAGGAGAAGAATATGCACCTGCTTTACATAAATCTTCTTTTGATGCATTTACAGTTTTAAGAAACAAACAAAATTTTGATACTAATGATGAACTTATAAATGCAGGTTTTGTTGAACATGCCTCCTTTGTTATTCCAGCTATTGAAAAAGTAATCAGCAGAGCTATTTCTGATTATGATGATGTAGTTATTGAGGGCGTGCATCTTGTTCCAGGATTGATAGATATAGATAAGTTTAAAAATGATGCATCAATACATTTTTTCGTTTTAGAATCTAGTGAAGAGAATCATAAAGATCGTTTTGTTAAAAGAGCTATGCAAATTCACAGAGGTGGAAAACAACTAGAATATTTCTCTGAAAATAGAGTCATTCATGATTTTCTAGTGAAAAAAGCTAATGAAAATAATGTGAAAGTTGTAAATACCCAAACTGTTGATGGAACTGTTCAAAACATGCTAACAAGTATTACTGAAACTTGTAAAACAGTTATGCTTAAAAATACTGTTGATGAATTAGCTGATGTTGTAGATATTATTATAAATAAACATGGTGGAGTTATAGAAGATGTTACTTATTTAGTTCCTGGATTTAGAGAACCTTTAACGAGAAAAGTTGATGCTTCTGACCCAGATAAAACTAAAAAATTCATAGAATCTTTAAGAAATAAACCTGAAATAAAAGAAGATTTTGAATATCTCTATAATTTATCAAACAATATTCGAGGCAATAAGATTTGTGCCTCTGATAAAAAAACTTTAGAAAATATAATCAAAGATTTAGATTCAAAAGGTTATTTATACGCAGAAGAAGAGATAAAAGAGAAATAG
- a CDS encoding DUF1611 domain-containing protein, whose translation MYSIVSVEELQSLNPFIVIGCGGGGEKFSNLEGIETVGFIDDDDTKHGKTFCGSNVSGSLIKTMEETDAKSVAIMLPIGAEGSALRYAVQAIDNGKNVVSSFRSLPLNDNISLLNFANEKNVTIKEISPRLDVINDLFGISPEKCCETLPKISYKPKAPVVFVGGTSQECGKRTTTRLLGKAADKKGLTSVVISTDEMGLEQPSDLNFRAGSLSAMDIPSAILGSIRYLEKKKNPDIIFIEGQSSLTEKGNPHPRGLSAAILIGASPDATIVCHRPNHPYRDPRGITEEITAIEAVEPTKVVGLSINLRNADSNMKSEDFESEFNLPSADVYNEGASKLLDSILKYLEENNK comes from the coding sequence TTGTATTCTATTGTCTCAGTTGAAGAACTTCAAAGTCTTAATCCATTTATCGTCATTGGATGTGGTGGAGGTGGAGAAAAGTTTTCTAATTTAGAAGGAATTGAAACTGTTGGATTCATTGATGATGATGATACTAAGCATGGGAAAACATTTTGTGGATCTAATGTCTCAGGAAGCTTAATTAAGACAATGGAGGAGACTGATGCTAAAAGTGTAGCTATTATGTTGCCAATTGGTGCGGAAGGTTCAGCTCTTAGATATGCTGTTCAAGCTATTGATAATGGTAAAAATGTGGTTTCTTCATTTAGATCACTTCCTCTTAATGACAATATTTCCTTATTAAATTTTGCAAATGAAAAAAATGTTACAATAAAAGAAATAAGTCCTAGATTAGATGTAATCAATGATTTATTCGGTATTTCTCCAGAAAAATGTTGTGAGACTCTTCCTAAAATATCTTATAAACCAAAAGCACCTGTTGTTTTTGTTGGAGGAACCTCTCAAGAATGTGGGAAAAGAACAACAACTAGATTATTGGGGAAAGCAGCTGATAAGAAAGGATTGACTTCAGTTGTTATTTCTACTGATGAAATGGGCTTAGAACAACCTTCTGACTTGAATTTCAGAGCAGGAAGTTTATCAGCAATGGATATTCCTTCTGCAATTCTTGGTTCAATCAGATATCTTGAAAAAAAGAAAAATCCTGATATAATATTTATTGAAGGTCAGTCTAGTTTAACAGAAAAAGGAAATCCTCACCCAAGAGGTTTATCTGCAGCTATTTTAATTGGAGCTTCTCCTGATGCTACAATTGTTTGTCACAGGCCTAATCATCCTTATAGGGATCCAAGGGGCATAACTGAAGAAATAACTGCAATTGAAGCTGTTGAGCCAACTAAAGTTGTAGGGCTGTCTATAAATTTAAGAAATGCTGATTCAAATATGAAATCTGAAGACTTTGAATCAGAGTTTAATTTACCTTCTGCAGATGTTTATAATGAAGGTGCTTCAAAATTATTAGATTCTATTTTAAAATATTTAGAGGAGAACAATAAATGA
- a CDS encoding mechanosensitive ion channel family protein yields the protein MNLNSFLQSLQYPFAEFLLYSILIVIISLILVKVFSFVINKATEKFDIEMTLNYLLKDLLKYSIYIIAFVLILDMAGINISALVVSLGIIGISIGFAARDIISSFVSGMFILADKTVKVGEVIEVDNIKGEVKKLGFRTTTLITSDNLIVTVPNSVLAKNPYINYTFLDEHRIDLEMIIPFNVNINKFKNIFIQRVSNLDWVLENSSPQVLVKEMVDCGIKLKISAWGKDYSKIEDCRLNLANELRKIINEIGE from the coding sequence ATGAATTTAAATTCCTTTTTACAATCTTTACAATATCCTTTCGCTGAATTTTTGCTTTATTCAATATTAATAGTAATTATTTCATTGATTCTAGTTAAAGTATTTTCATTTGTAATCAACAAAGCTACAGAAAAGTTTGACATTGAGATGACACTTAACTATCTATTGAAAGATCTTTTAAAATATTCAATTTATATCATAGCATTTGTTTTGATACTAGACATGGCTGGAATTAACATAAGTGCGTTAGTAGTTAGTTTAGGTATCATTGGTATTAGTATTGGTTTTGCAGCTAGAGATATTATTTCTAGTTTTGTTTCAGGGATGTTTATATTAGCTGATAAAACTGTGAAAGTTGGAGAAGTTATTGAAGTAGATAATATTAAAGGTGAAGTAAAAAAACTTGGATTTAGAACAACTACTTTAATTACTTCAGATAATCTAATTGTAACAGTTCCTAATTCAGTTCTTGCTAAAAATCCTTATATTAATTATACTTTTCTTGATGAACATAGAATTGATCTAGAAATGATAATTCCATTTAATGTTAATATAAATAAGTTCAAAAATATTTTTATTCAAAGAGTTTCTAATTTAGATTGGGTATTAGAAAACTCTTCTCCTCAAGTTCTTGTAAAAGAAATGGTGGACTGTGGAATAAAGTTAAAAATCAGTGCTTGGGGTAAAGATTATTCTAAAATTGAAGATTGTCGTTTAAATCTTGCTAATGAACTTAGAAAGATAATAAATGAAATTGGAGAATAA
- the rnz gene encoding ribonuclease Z, with the protein MEITFLGTSSAVPSKYRNHPAIALKAFGEIMLFDCGEATQRQLANVKISPMKIDKIFISHFHGDHILGLPGIIQSMGFRGRMEDNPLHIYGPVGLSNVKEAIFNLGYFAVDFPIIIHEIDNNGSKIETVVETEEYVIECIKTHHNVVNLSYSVHEKKKPRFLREKAMELGVKPGPDFGKLHKGIDVEVDGKIIKPEEVLGPPRIGSKIVYSGDTTPCEEMIELAKCADILIHESTYKDEDSEKAINNAHSTSSQVAEIAKQANVSKLILTHISTRYTNIDDLKEEALKIFENTEVAHDFMNIKL; encoded by the coding sequence ATGGAAATTACATTCTTAGGAACTTCTTCGGCGGTTCCTTCAAAATATAGAAATCATCCAGCTATAGCTTTGAAAGCTTTTGGAGAAATTATGCTTTTTGATTGTGGTGAAGCTACTCAACGACAATTAGCTAATGTAAAAATAAGTCCGATGAAAATTGACAAGATCTTTATAAGTCATTTTCATGGAGATCATATACTAGGACTTCCAGGTATTATCCAATCAATGGGATTTAGAGGAAGGATGGAAGATAATCCTCTCCATATTTATGGTCCTGTTGGTCTTTCAAATGTGAAAGAAGCTATATTTAATCTTGGTTATTTTGCAGTTGATTTTCCAATTATAATTCATGAAATTGATAACAATGGATCGAAAATAGAAACTGTAGTTGAAACCGAAGAATATGTTATTGAATGCATAAAAACTCATCATAATGTAGTTAATCTTTCTTATTCTGTGCATGAAAAGAAAAAACCTAGATTTTTAAGAGAAAAAGCTATGGAATTAGGAGTTAAACCTGGACCTGATTTTGGAAAGCTTCATAAAGGTATTGATGTTGAAGTCGATGGAAAAATAATCAAACCAGAAGAAGTATTAGGACCTCCTAGAATAGGATCAAAAATTGTTTATTCGGGAGATACAACTCCCTGTGAAGAAATGATTGAATTAGCTAAATGTGCAGATATTTTAATTCATGAATCTACTTATAAAGATGAAGATAGTGAAAAAGCTATTAATAATGCTCATTCTACATCATCACAAGTAGCTGAAATAGCTAAACAAGCTAATGTTTCTAAATTGATACTTACTCATATTAGTACAAGATATACTAATATTGATGATTTAAAAGAAGAAGCATTGAAAATTTTTGAAAATACAGAAGTAGCTCATGACTTTATGAATATAAAATTATAA
- the nadC gene encoding carboxylating nicotinate-nucleotide diphosphorylase: MKKTIENWIDEDIGFGDITTEALVSDETLANAKIIAKEPGIVAGSQIAKEIFESRNLMVAVLKDDGSEVYAGGTIIEIMGKAKDILALERTAINILMRMSGIATQTNEIVKKAKNINPNIKIAGTRKTAPGLAKFDNLAISIGGGDTHRFCLDDMVLIKDNHIEIVGSIADAIKQTKEKVSFTKKIEIEVENSKDAAIASKNGADIIMLDNMNFDQIQETIEILNDFKLRENVIIEVSGRVDPENIQKLVETGTDIISLGSLTHSSKSLDISLDLNLEISPNKSK, from the coding sequence ATGAAAAAAACAATTGAAAATTGGATTGACGAAGACATTGGTTTTGGAGATATTACTACTGAAGCATTAGTTTCAGATGAAACATTAGCTAATGCTAAAATAATAGCTAAAGAACCTGGTATTGTGGCTGGTTCTCAAATTGCGAAAGAAATCTTTGAAAGTAGAAATTTAATGGTAGCAGTCCTTAAGGATGATGGATCTGAAGTTTATGCTGGAGGAACAATCATTGAAATAATGGGTAAAGCTAAAGACATATTAGCTCTAGAAAGGACTGCAATTAATATACTTATGAGAATGAGTGGGATAGCTACCCAAACAAATGAAATAGTTAAAAAAGCAAAAAATATTAATCCTAATATTAAAATTGCAGGAACTCGTAAAACTGCTCCAGGATTAGCTAAATTCGATAATTTAGCTATAAGTATTGGAGGTGGAGATACACACAGATTTTGTCTCGATGATATGGTTTTAATCAAAGATAATCATATTGAAATTGTGGGGTCAATAGCTGATGCTATAAAACAAACAAAAGAGAAAGTTAGCTTTACTAAGAAGATAGAGATTGAAGTTGAAAATAGTAAAGATGCAGCTATTGCTTCTAAAAATGGCGCAGATATTATAATGTTGGACAATATGAATTTTGATCAAATACAAGAAACAATAGAAATTTTAAATGACTTTAAACTCAGAGAAAATGTTATTATAGAAGTTTCAGGCAGAGTAGATCCCGAAAACATACAAAAATTAGTAGAAACAGGAACAGATATAATTTCATTAGGATCATTAACCCATTCATCAAAAAGTTTAGACATTAGTTTAGATTTAAATTTAGAAATTTCACCAAACAAATCTAAATAA